In one window of Halomarina pelagica DNA:
- a CDS encoding NAD(P)H-dependent flavin oxidoreductase, translating into MPPFDTALCRTLDIDHPLVQAPIGSASCPALAAAVSEAGGLGTLAVTWRGLDATRRAIRETRERTDRPFGVNLVLDPATTRAPTEEHLDACLDAGAPVVSLSFGDAAPHVERCREAGATVMQTVGSAEEAREAVAAGVDAVVAQGWEAGGHVQSEVATMPLVPAVADAVPDAPVVAAGGIADGRGLAAALVLGAAGGWLGTRFVAAEEARSHGAYRERVRDADETDTVFSELFDGGWPGTPHRTLRNATVEAWERAGRPPPGERPGEGETVAAYPNGRPVERYGDDVALPGMTGDVEALALYAGQSSGLTNDVRPAAAIVEGIVAEARAALDRASA; encoded by the coding sequence GTGCCCCCGTTCGACACCGCGCTCTGCCGGACGCTCGATATCGACCACCCCCTCGTTCAGGCCCCGATCGGCAGCGCCAGCTGTCCGGCGCTGGCCGCCGCCGTCTCGGAGGCGGGCGGGCTTGGAACGCTGGCCGTCACGTGGCGGGGGCTCGACGCGACGCGGCGTGCCATCCGCGAGACGCGGGAGCGGACCGACCGCCCCTTCGGCGTGAACCTCGTCCTCGACCCGGCGACGACGCGCGCGCCCACGGAGGAGCACCTCGACGCCTGCCTCGACGCGGGCGCGCCCGTCGTCTCCCTCTCCTTCGGCGACGCGGCCCCGCACGTGGAGCGCTGTCGCGAGGCGGGCGCGACGGTGATGCAGACGGTCGGGAGCGCCGAGGAGGCCCGCGAGGCCGTCGCCGCCGGCGTCGACGCGGTCGTCGCGCAGGGCTGGGAGGCGGGCGGGCACGTCCAGAGCGAGGTGGCGACGATGCCGCTCGTCCCGGCCGTCGCGGACGCCGTCCCCGACGCGCCGGTCGTGGCGGCGGGCGGCATCGCCGACGGCCGTGGGCTCGCCGCGGCGCTCGTCCTCGGCGCGGCCGGCGGCTGGCTCGGCACGCGCTTCGTCGCCGCCGAGGAGGCGCGGAGCCACGGGGCCTACCGCGAGCGCGTCCGCGACGCCGACGAGACGGACACCGTCTTCTCCGAACTGTTCGACGGCGGGTGGCCCGGCACGCCCCACCGGACGCTCCGCAACGCCACCGTCGAGGCGTGGGAGCGCGCCGGCCGTCCGCCGCCGGGCGAGCGCCCCGGCGAGGGCGAGACGGTCGCGGCGTACCCGAACGGTCGCCCCGTCGAGCGGTACGGCGACGACGTCGCCCTGCCGGGGATGACCGGCGACGTCGAGGCGCTCGCGCTCTACGCGGGCCAGAGTAGCGGGCTGACGAACGACGTCCGCCCCGCGGCGGCGATCGTCGAGGGGATCGTGGCGGAGGCGCGGGCGGCGCTCGACCGGGCGAGCGCGTGA
- a CDS encoding digeranylgeranylglycerophospholipid reductase, translating into MTKKTTTSSSANGDERDRFDVVIAGAGPAGGQCARDLAARGYDVVVLETEAEDEFPRQSNKSTAGTFPSMMTAFGVPDRLAETFTDSVVVESPNGHYERAQPGAVLDFAAFKRWLVADARDRGAEFRFESRVSGPITDGGRVVGVTYAGSEEVYGDVVVDATGPSAPLAKALGVSDLHRANQAIGIDYKLEGVDLDHEDYADLTGAMMLRLDHDIAPGGYSWIFHTGGDTAKVGVCYIQNERHQELARDGMRIDDYLDYWMDSDPRFENAEPVEGAHVLRGSAHIQMPGRLSTDGFMAVGDTVPTIDPLWGEGIHQGMESGRAAAITADHCLTLDTPDTSADRMSVYDDLWHERVAPNMHRRLLMTELLYLAPNERYDRLIRDLNRLAPETLANASGGSLLSIARLLELDDLRYLAKLARNRLTDPHRRWNPLS; encoded by the coding sequence ATGACGAAGAAGACGACGACATCTTCTAGCGCGAACGGAGACGAGAGAGACCGCTTCGACGTCGTCATCGCGGGGGCGGGGCCCGCCGGGGGGCAGTGCGCTCGCGACCTCGCCGCGCGCGGATACGACGTCGTCGTCCTCGAGACCGAAGCCGAGGACGAGTTCCCGCGACAGAGCAACAAATCGACCGCGGGGACGTTCCCGTCGATGATGACGGCCTTCGGCGTCCCCGACCGACTCGCGGAGACGTTCACCGACAGCGTCGTCGTCGAGTCGCCCAACGGCCACTACGAGCGAGCCCAGCCCGGGGCGGTCCTCGACTTCGCCGCGTTCAAACGCTGGCTCGTGGCGGACGCGCGCGACCGCGGCGCGGAGTTCCGCTTCGAGTCCCGCGTCTCCGGGCCCATCACCGACGGCGGACGGGTCGTCGGCGTGACGTACGCCGGCTCCGAGGAGGTGTACGGCGACGTCGTCGTCGACGCGACCGGCCCGAGCGCGCCGCTCGCGAAGGCCCTCGGCGTGAGCGACCTCCACCGCGCGAACCAGGCCATCGGCATCGACTACAAGCTCGAGGGCGTCGACCTCGACCACGAGGACTACGCCGACCTCACCGGGGCGATGATGCTCCGTCTCGACCACGACATCGCGCCCGGCGGTTACTCGTGGATCTTCCACACGGGCGGCGACACCGCGAAGGTCGGCGTCTGTTACATCCAGAACGAGCGCCACCAGGAACTCGCCCGGGACGGGATGCGCATCGACGACTACCTCGACTACTGGATGGACTCCGACCCGCGCTTCGAGAACGCCGAACCCGTCGAGGGCGCGCACGTCCTCCGCGGTTCGGCGCACATCCAGATGCCCGGTCGCCTGAGCACGGACGGCTTCATGGCGGTCGGCGACACCGTCCCGACCATCGACCCGCTCTGGGGCGAGGGCATCCACCAGGGGATGGAGTCCGGCCGTGCGGCGGCCATCACCGCCGACCACTGCCTGACGCTCGATACCCCCGACACCTCCGCCGACCGGATGTCGGTGTACGACGACCTCTGGCACGAGCGCGTCGCGCCGAACATGCACCGGCGACTGCTCATGACGGAGTTGCTGTACCTCGCTCCGAACGAGCGATACGACAGGTTGATCCGCGACCTGAACCGACTCGCCCCCGAAACGCTGGCGAACGCCAGCGGCGGGAGTCTCCTCTCGATCGCTCGCCTGCTCGAACTCGACGACCTCCGGTATCTCGCGAAGCTAGCACGGAACCGGCTCACGGACCCGCACCGCCGCTGGAATCCGCTCTCCTGA
- a CDS encoding FAD-binding oxidoreductase: MDPTPVTVAAVRDVGPNAVAIDFETPPDFDARPGQFVRLSAEVAGETVARFYTISSPAVTDTFEVTLTVDPDGAFGTYVATLAPGDALHFTGPFGDAHYEDEAETLVLAGGPGIGPAVGIAERTLADGGRATVVYRDDEPIHEERLAELAAGGARVYVLSEDEALDAALVEALDGVEGDRGTFVYGFAPFVEAATEALVAAGGDAEAAKIESFGPAPGTE, from the coding sequence ATGGACCCGACTCCCGTGACCGTCGCCGCCGTTCGAGACGTGGGACCGAACGCCGTCGCCATCGACTTCGAGACGCCCCCGGACTTCGACGCGCGCCCCGGCCAGTTCGTCAGGCTCAGCGCGGAGGTAGCGGGCGAGACCGTCGCCCGTTTCTACACCATCTCCTCGCCGGCCGTGACGGACACGTTCGAGGTGACGCTCACCGTCGATCCCGACGGCGCGTTCGGAACGTACGTCGCGACCCTCGCGCCGGGCGACGCGCTGCACTTCACCGGGCCGTTCGGCGACGCCCACTACGAGGACGAAGCCGAGACGCTCGTGCTCGCAGGCGGGCCGGGAATCGGTCCCGCGGTCGGCATCGCGGAGCGCACGCTCGCCGACGGCGGGCGGGCGACCGTCGTCTACCGCGACGACGAACCGATTCACGAGGAGCGCCTGGCCGAACTCGCGGCGGGCGGCGCGCGGGTGTACGTCCTCTCCGAGGACGAGGCGCTCGACGCCGCCCTCGTCGAGGCGCTCGACGGGGTCGAGGGGGATCGCGGGACGTTCGTCTACGGGTTCGCGCCGTTCGTCGAGGCGGCCACCGAGGCGCTCGTCGCCGCGGGCGGCGACGCCGAGGCCGCCAAGATCGAGAGCTTCGGTCCCGCCCCGGGGACGGAGTAG
- a CDS encoding acyl-CoA mutase large subunit family protein, which yields MFDEDDLQRIRAEREEWEAETLAPTLDRFGERRESFTTDTDGREVDPLYTPEDVAEQDYVADVGFPGEEPYTRGVYPTMYRGRLWTMRQYAGFGTAEETNERFHYLLDQGQTGLSMAFDLPTQMGYDSDDAMAAGEVGKSGVAIDSLHDMETVFDGIPLDEVSTSMTINAPASVLLAMYIAVGDRQGVPREELRGTIQNDVLKEYIARNTYIYPPGPSMRIITDIFEFCAEEVPSFNTISISGYHIREAGSSAAQEIAFTLADGVEYVEAAVDAGLDVDDFAPQLSFFFASYNNILEEVAKFRAARRMWATIMEERFGAEDPKSKQLKFHTQTAGSTLTAQQIENNVVRVAYQALAAVLGGTQSLHTNGKDEALSLPTEKSVRTALRTQQILAHESGAADTIDPLAGSYYVETLTDELEAEAFDLLGEIDERGGMRRAIEEQWVQRQIQDVAFERQREIDEGERIIVGVNAFEADEEPEEDIEEVDEEDERRQRERLAAVREDRDEEEVAAALDALRNAAAGDENVMPRIVDAVKAYATTGEICDAMRDVFGEYNPGL from the coding sequence ATGTTCGACGAGGACGATCTTCAGCGGATACGGGCGGAGCGCGAGGAGTGGGAGGCGGAGACGCTCGCGCCCACGCTCGATCGGTTCGGCGAGCGCCGGGAGTCGTTCACCACCGACACCGACGGCCGCGAGGTCGACCCCCTCTACACGCCCGAGGACGTCGCGGAGCAGGACTACGTCGCTGACGTCGGCTTCCCGGGCGAGGAACCGTACACGCGCGGCGTGTACCCGACCATGTACCGCGGACGGCTGTGGACGATGCGCCAGTACGCGGGCTTCGGCACCGCCGAGGAGACCAACGAGCGCTTCCACTACCTGCTCGATCAGGGGCAGACCGGTCTCTCGATGGCGTTCGACCTCCCGACGCAGATGGGATACGACTCCGACGACGCCATGGCCGCCGGCGAGGTGGGCAAGTCGGGGGTCGCGATCGACTCGCTTCACGACATGGAGACGGTCTTCGACGGCATCCCGCTCGACGAGGTCTCGACGAGCATGACGATCAACGCGCCCGCCTCCGTGCTGCTCGCCATGTACATCGCCGTCGGCGACCGCCAGGGCGTCCCCCGCGAGGAACTGCGCGGCACCATCCAGAACGACGTGCTGAAGGAGTACATCGCCCGCAACACCTACATCTACCCGCCGGGGCCGTCGATGCGGATCATCACTGACATCTTCGAGTTCTGCGCCGAGGAGGTGCCGAGCTTCAACACCATCTCCATCTCGGGCTACCACATCCGCGAGGCCGGCTCCTCCGCGGCCCAGGAGATCGCGTTCACCCTCGCCGACGGCGTCGAGTACGTCGAGGCGGCCGTGGACGCCGGACTGGACGTGGACGACTTCGCCCCCCAGCTCTCCTTCTTCTTCGCCTCCTACAACAACATCCTGGAGGAGGTCGCGAAGTTCCGCGCCGCCCGGCGGATGTGGGCGACGATCATGGAGGAGCGCTTCGGCGCGGAGGACCCGAAGTCGAAGCAGCTCAAGTTCCACACGCAGACGGCGGGCTCCACCCTCACCGCCCAGCAGATCGAGAACAACGTCGTCCGGGTCGCCTACCAGGCGCTCGCGGCCGTCCTCGGCGGGACGCAGTCGCTCCACACCAACGGGAAGGACGAGGCGCTCTCGCTGCCCACCGAGAAGTCCGTCAGGACGGCCCTCAGGACCCAGCAGATCCTCGCCCACGAGTCCGGCGCGGCCGACACCATCGACCCGCTCGCCGGGAGCTACTACGTCGAGACGCTCACCGACGAGCTGGAGGCGGAGGCGTTCGATCTCCTGGGGGAGATCGACGAGCGCGGCGGGATGCGCCGCGCCATCGAGGAGCAGTGGGTCCAGCGACAGATCCAGGACGTCGCCTTCGAGCGCCAGCGCGAGATCGACGAGGGAGAACGCATCATCGTCGGCGTCAACGCCTTCGAGGCAGACGAGGAACCCGAGGAGGATATCGAGGAGGTCGACGAGGAGGACGAGCGCCGCCAGCGCGAGCGCCTCGCCGCCGTGCGCGAGGACCGCGACGAGGAGGAGGTCGCGGCGGCCCTCGACGCGCTCCGAAACGCCGCCGCCGGCGACGAGAACGTCATGCCGCGCATCGTCGACGCGGTGAAGGCCTACGCGACGACCGGCGAGATCTGCGACGCCATGCGCGACGTGTTCGGGGAGTACAACCCGGGGCTCTGA
- a CDS encoding 2-oxoacid:acceptor oxidoreductase subunit alpha — MPEDLNWAIGGEAGDGIDSTGKIFAQALSRAGRHVFTSKDFASRIRGGYTAYKVRTSVDRVESVVDRLDILIALTQRTVDENLDELHEGSVIIYDGERTTMQDLEIPEGMIGLDVPLKSLAEDAGGAIMRNVVALGAACAVADFPIENLDESLQKRFGGKGESIVENNKEAARLGREYVRENYDHEFDYELETTDADYVLLNGDEAIGMGAIAAGCRFYSGYPITPATNVMEYLTGRIERYGGAVIQAEDELSAINMALGAARAGARAMTATSGPGIDLMTETFGLVATTETPLVIVDVMRSGPSTGMPTKQEQGDLNMLLYGGHGEIPRFVLAPTTVSECFHKAVEAFNLAEKYQTPVFLAADLALAVTEQTFPPEEFDMDAVEIDRGNVVSEGQIDEWVSESGQFQPHLETEDGISPRTFPGNAGGAHMTTGLEHDALGRRTEDTDVRVDQVDKRNRKVETAIEREDWSPREFGDADSDTLIISWGSNEGAMREAMGFLEEDGVSVRFVSVPYIFPRPDLTDAVEAADEVIVVECNATGQFADLVEHDALTRVKRINKYDGVRFKADELAEDVKRVLGESAEVTA, encoded by the coding sequence ATGCCCGAAGACCTCAACTGGGCCATCGGCGGCGAGGCCGGCGATGGTATCGACTCTACTGGGAAGATCTTCGCCCAGGCGCTCTCGCGAGCGGGTCGACACGTCTTCACCTCGAAGGACTTCGCGTCCCGGATTCGCGGCGGATACACCGCCTACAAGGTCCGGACGTCGGTCGATCGCGTCGAGAGCGTCGTCGATCGCCTCGACATCCTCATCGCGCTGACCCAGCGCACCGTCGACGAGAACCTCGACGAACTCCACGAGGGGTCTGTCATCATCTACGACGGCGAGCGGACGACGATGCAGGACCTCGAGATCCCCGAGGGGATGATCGGCCTCGACGTACCGCTCAAGAGCCTGGCCGAGGACGCGGGTGGCGCGATCATGCGCAACGTCGTCGCGCTCGGCGCGGCCTGCGCGGTCGCCGACTTCCCGATCGAGAACCTCGACGAGTCGCTCCAGAAGCGCTTCGGGGGCAAGGGCGAGTCCATCGTCGAGAACAACAAGGAGGCCGCCCGCCTCGGACGGGAGTACGTCCGCGAGAACTACGACCACGAGTTCGACTACGAACTGGAGACGACGGACGCGGACTACGTCCTGCTCAACGGCGACGAGGCCATCGGGATGGGCGCGATCGCCGCGGGCTGTCGGTTCTACTCGGGCTACCCCATCACCCCCGCGACGAACGTGATGGAGTACCTCACGGGCCGCATCGAGCGCTACGGCGGGGCCGTGATCCAGGCGGAGGACGAACTCTCGGCGATCAACATGGCGCTCGGCGCGGCGCGCGCCGGCGCGCGGGCGATGACGGCCACCTCCGGTCCGGGGATCGACCTGATGACCGAGACCTTCGGGCTGGTCGCCACGACCGAGACGCCCCTGGTGATCGTCGACGTGATGCGCTCCGGTCCGTCGACCGGGATGCCGACGAAGCAGGAACAGGGCGACCTCAACATGCTCCTCTACGGCGGTCACGGCGAGATCCCGCGGTTCGTCCTCGCCCCGACGACCGTGAGCGAGTGCTTCCACAAGGCGGTCGAGGCCTTCAACCTCGCCGAGAAGTACCAGACGCCGGTCTTCCTCGCCGCCGATCTCGCGCTCGCGGTCACCGAGCAGACCTTCCCGCCGGAGGAGTTCGACATGGACGCCGTCGAGATCGATCGCGGGAACGTCGTTTCCGAGGGGCAGATCGACGAGTGGGTCAGCGAGTCCGGGCAGTTCCAGCCCCACCTCGAGACCGAGGACGGCATCAGCCCGCGGACGTTCCCCGGGAACGCCGGCGGCGCGCACATGACGACCGGCCTCGAACACGACGCGCTCGGCCGCCGCACGGAGGACACCGACGTGCGGGTCGACCAGGTCGACAAGCGAAACCGGAAGGTCGAGACGGCCATCGAGCGCGAGGACTGGTCGCCCCGGGAGTTCGGCGACGCCGACTCCGACACGCTGATCATCTCATGGGGCTCGAACGAGGGCGCGATGCGCGAGGCGATGGGCTTCCTCGAGGAGGACGGCGTCTCGGTCCGCTTCGTCTCGGTGCCGTACATCTTCCCCCGCCCCGACCTGACCGACGCCGTCGAGGCGGCGGACGAGGTCATCGTCGTCGAGTGTAACGCCACCGGGCAGTTCGCCGACCTCGTCGAACACGACGCCCTTACCCGCGTCAAGCGCATAAACAAGTACGACGGCGTCCGCTTCAAGGCGGACGAACTCGCGGAGGACGTCAAACGCGTGCTCGGAGAGAGCGCGGAGGTGACTGCATGA
- a CDS encoding geranylgeranyl reductase family protein, which yields MPAETYDVVVVGGGTAGAFAAATVAREGLDVVVLERKSAEEAGHIACGDAVKGKSTFPDVIDLDYLREESFSNEGITRARFENPHNGETLDVPFGPTNGAVVDRKRYGEVLLEEAERAGAEIHYDTVVRDVVQNGSISGVKATRKGSVLTYEGEVVIDAAGSLSLLQDKADLSDATFDTNVNYSQFCSAYREIVEVEEPVEWHDALVFKPTEELGYLWYFPRTPTEINVGLGFQMNRPPVKLVQVLKRDLRNRPEFRNARVIDKLGAALPTRRPYDSAVAPGFVAVGDAAAHVNPTTGGGIPGAAKAGHWAALQAVEAISEGATDEAALWEYNRRVQTDFGKRFAAMDLFNIWGGAVDMDEIMEIITKLPGQQLADVLGSSGTTSMPLSLKLKTAVKSFGHWRTLYQIKRVNDTATELKRIYDEFPASPDGFDRWRAKRDALMDDFYDLVGAEPKY from the coding sequence ATGCCTGCGGAAACGTACGACGTGGTCGTCGTGGGTGGGGGGACGGCGGGCGCGTTCGCCGCTGCGACGGTCGCCCGCGAGGGACTGGACGTGGTCGTCCTCGAGCGCAAGAGCGCCGAGGAGGCGGGGCACATCGCCTGCGGTGACGCGGTCAAGGGCAAGAGCACCTTCCCCGACGTGATCGACCTCGACTACCTGCGGGAAGAGTCGTTCTCGAACGAGGGGATCACGCGCGCGCGGTTCGAGAACCCGCACAACGGCGAGACGCTCGACGTCCCCTTCGGCCCGACGAACGGTGCCGTCGTCGATCGTAAGCGCTACGGCGAGGTCCTCCTGGAGGAGGCCGAACGCGCCGGCGCGGAGATCCACTACGACACGGTCGTCCGCGACGTCGTCCAGAACGGGTCGATCTCGGGCGTGAAGGCAACCCGGAAGGGCTCGGTGCTCACCTACGAGGGAGAGGTGGTGATCGACGCCGCCGGATCGCTCTCCCTCCTCCAGGACAAGGCCGACCTCTCGGACGCCACCTTCGATACGAACGTGAACTACTCGCAGTTCTGTTCGGCCTACCGCGAGATCGTCGAGGTCGAGGAGCCCGTCGAGTGGCACGACGCGCTCGTCTTCAAGCCGACCGAGGAACTGGGCTACCTGTGGTACTTCCCGCGGACGCCCACCGAGATCAACGTCGGCCTCGGCTTCCAGATGAACAGGCCGCCGGTGAAGCTCGTCCAGGTGCTCAAGCGCGACCTGCGAAACCGCCCCGAGTTCCGGAACGCCCGCGTGATCGACAAGCTGGGCGCGGCGCTCCCGACCCGGCGGCCCTACGACTCGGCGGTCGCGCCGGGGTTCGTGGCCGTCGGGGACGCCGCCGCCCACGTCAACCCCACCACCGGCGGCGGGATCCCCGGCGCGGCGAAGGCGGGCCACTGGGCCGCGCTGCAGGCCGTCGAGGCGATCTCCGAGGGGGCGACGGACGAGGCCGCCCTGTGGGAGTACAACCGGCGGGTCCAGACCGACTTCGGCAAGCGCTTCGCCGCGATGGACCTGTTCAACATCTGGGGCGGCGCGGTCGACATGGACGAGATCATGGAGATCATCACGAAGCTCCCCGGCCAGCAGCTCGCGGACGTGCTCGGCTCCAGCGGCACCACGTCGATGCCCCTCTCGCTGAAGCTGAAGACCGCCGTCAAGTCGTTCGGCCACTGGCGTACCCTCTATCAGATCAAGCGGGTCAACGACACCGCGACCGAACTCAAGCGCATCTACGACGAGTTCCCCGCCTCCCCCGACGGCTTCGACCGCTGGCGGGCCAAGCGCGACGCGCTCATGGAC
- a CDS encoding 2-oxoacid:ferredoxin oxidoreductase subunit beta, translating to MSSQVRFTDFKSDKQPTWCPGCGDFGTMNGMMKALANTGNDPDNTFIVAGIGCSGKIGTYMHSYALHGVHGRALPVGIGVKAANPNLEVMVAGGDGDGYSIGAGHFVHAVRRNMDMTYVVMDNRIYGLTKGQFSPTSREDFETSTSPDGTHQAPVNPLALALAAGGTFIAQSFSSDAQRHAQIVQEAIEHPGFGFVNVYSPCVTFNDVDTYDYFRDSLVDLADDEDYDSTDYDQAKEVILDSDKEYQGVIYRDENSVPYNESMGLTENMSEIPDGAPEDAMDLVREFY from the coding sequence ATGAGTTCCCAAGTTCGATTCACCGACTTCAAGTCCGACAAGCAACCCACCTGGTGTCCCGGCTGTGGCGACTTCGGGACGATGAACGGCATGATGAAGGCGCTCGCCAACACGGGCAACGACCCCGACAACACGTTCATCGTCGCGGGGATCGGTTGCTCGGGCAAGATCGGGACGTACATGCACAGCTACGCGCTGCACGGCGTCCACGGTCGCGCCCTGCCCGTCGGCATCGGCGTCAAGGCGGCCAACCCGAACCTCGAAGTGATGGTCGCCGGCGGCGACGGCGACGGCTACTCGATCGGTGCCGGCCACTTCGTCCACGCCGTGCGCCGGAACATGGACATGACCTACGTCGTCATGGACAACCGCATCTACGGGCTGACGAAGGGGCAGTTCTCGCCCACCTCGCGCGAGGACTTCGAGACCTCGACCTCGCCGGACGGCACCCACCAGGCCCCGGTCAACCCGCTCGCGCTGGCGCTCGCCGCCGGCGGGACGTTCATCGCCCAGTCGTTCTCCTCGGACGCCCAGCGACACGCCCAGATCGTCCAGGAGGCCATCGAGCACCCCGGCTTCGGCTTCGTCAACGTCTACTCGCCGTGCGTCACGTTCAACGACGTGGACACCTACGACTACTTCCGCGACTCGCTGGTCGACCTCGCGGACGACGAGGACTACGACTCGACGGACTACGACCAGGCCAAGGAGGTCATCCTCGACTCCGACAAGGAGTATCAGGGCGTCATCTACCGCGACGAGAACTCGGTGCCCTACAACGAGAGCATGGGCCTGACCGAGAACATGTCCGAGATCCCCGACGGCGCGCCCGAGGACGCGATGGACCTGGTGCGGGAGTTCTACTGA
- the mce gene encoding methylmalonyl-CoA epimerase: MHFDHAGIATGDADALASLYCELFSTRIAHEEEFDGLRVLFLDLGESYFELLEPVEEGTIQRYLDRNGPGIHHLAVATEDIEAALARAKTMGIDLIDEEPRPGAWGHDVAFLHPKSTGGILIEFVQH; the protein is encoded by the coding sequence ATGCACTTCGATCACGCCGGCATCGCCACCGGCGACGCAGACGCGCTCGCGTCGCTGTACTGCGAGCTGTTCAGCACGCGCATCGCCCACGAGGAGGAGTTCGACGGCCTCCGCGTGCTCTTTCTCGATCTCGGCGAGAGTTACTTCGAGTTGCTGGAACCCGTAGAGGAGGGGACGATTCAGCGCTACCTCGATCGGAACGGACCGGGCATCCACCACCTCGCGGTCGCGACGGAGGACATCGAGGCGGCGCTCGCGCGGGCGAAGACGATGGGTATCGACCTCATCGACGAGGAGCCACGTCCCGGCGCGTGGGGCCACGACGTGGCCTTCCTCCACCCGAAGTCGACCGGCGGCATCCTGATCGAGTTCGTGCAACACTGA